In Gadus macrocephalus chromosome 11, ASM3116895v1, a single genomic region encodes these proteins:
- the LOC132467275 gene encoding dual specificity protein phosphatase 26-like, with amino-acid sequence MSYASRLPASWNDTFPARKVEIDLSSPGLAVGELERLLFTGKAICSHADEVWPKLYIGDQHSAENLADLSLQRITHVLNAAQCRRHAGADLYKGTSITYMGIEARDSCNFDLSPNFQRAACFIDGALGRGGRVLVHCQAGVSRSATLVLAYLMLKQRLTLVEAICAVKNHRGVVPNRGFLRQLIRLDGQLFGTHQYKHV; translated from the exons ATGTCATACGCATCAAGACTTCCTGCGTCCTGGAATGACACATTTCCTGCTCGGAAAGTGGAAATTGACCTGAGTTCTCCTGGATTGGCAGTGGGTGAACTGGAAAGACTTTTATTTACTGGCAAAGCCATCTGCAGCCATGCAGATGAAGTATGGCCGAAGCTTTACATTGGAGACCA GCATAGTGCAGAAAACCTGGCTGATCTATCTCTGCAGCGCATTACCCACGTCCTGAACGCGGCCCAGTGTCGTCGACACGCTGGGGCTGATTTATACAAGGGTACGAGTATTACATATATGGGCATTGAGGCCCGCGACTCTTGCAACTTTGACCTGAGTCCTAACTTCCAGAGAGCAGCCTGCTTCATCGACGGAGCTCTCGGTAGAGGAG GGAGGGTCCTCGTCCACTGCCAGGCTGGAGTCAGCCGCTCCGCCACCCTGGTCCTGGCCTACCTCATGTTGAAGCAGAGGCTGACCCTGGTCGAGGCCATATGCGCTGTTAAAAACCACAGGGGGGTGGTCCCAAACCGAGGCTTCCTGAGGCAGCTTATACGACTAGACGGTCAACTCTTTGGAACCCATCAATACAAACATGTTTAG